The proteins below are encoded in one region of Halocatena salina:
- a CDS encoding NAD-binding protein — MHIVIIGGSAVGQTLAERLHTDRNEVVFVDENAHASEQAEKRGIDTHLIEDIRSVISVDSLDVDGTSIIIVATERDSTNLLIAQLVRNQFGVRRLIVRVNDPRNWSMFTDLGFDAVCSTGVLATALAEVVGAGPRMDVLHEDDT; from the coding sequence ATGCATATCGTGATTATCGGTGGAAGCGCCGTCGGACAGACTCTCGCCGAGCGCCTCCACACGGATCGTAACGAGGTGGTGTTCGTCGATGAGAACGCCCATGCCAGTGAGCAGGCCGAAAAACGCGGCATCGACACGCATCTTATCGAGGACATCCGCTCAGTGATATCGGTCGATAGCCTAGATGTCGACGGTACGTCGATCATCATCGTCGCTACCGAGCGCGATAGCACCAATCTACTCATCGCACAACTCGTCCGCAATCAGTTCGGGGTTCGTCGACTCATCGTTCGGGTGAACGATCCGCGGAACTGGTCGATGTTCACCGACCTCGGTTTCGACGCCGTCTGCTCAACGGGCGTTCTGGCGACCGCGCTGGCCGAGGTTGTCGGTGCAGGCCCACGCATGGACGTACTCCACGAAGACGATACATGA